GTTTTCTATCTTGAAAGAAAGCAGCGCTTCGTAGAGCTTGCGGGTGTAGGTTTTTTCGCCGGTGAGGAAGAAGTTACGTGCCACCTGCTGGGTGATGGTGGATGCGCCCTGCCGCTTGCCGCCACCGATCAGGTTGGCACCGATGGCCCGGACGACGCCGGTGTAGTCGATGCCGCCATGCTGATAAAAACGGTCGTCTTCAGCGGCGAGGATGGCATGCTTCATGACGTCGGGTACTTCGCCGATGGCGACGACGGCGCGGCGCTCCTCGCCGTACTCGCCGATCAGGAAGCCGTCCGCCGTATAAACCCGCAAGGGGATTTTCGGCCGGTAATCGGTCAGTACCTCGAGCGATGGAAGGTTGGGGTAGGCGAGAACCAGAACGATCAGTGCCATGGCGACACCAATGGCGACAAGTCCGGCCAGGAACATGAGGGGAAAAACAGCTAGGCGCAGCGCCGGAGGTAATGAGGGCACGGTGGTCTGAGTAGCGTAATGGGAGTTGCACGGATTATACGCCGGGCCATTTCCGTGCCGTGAAATAGCTTTACATGCCCAGATGTTATTGTTAGCATCTGAAGTGAATTATTGGTTATTTTGCTAACTTCGCATTCCGTAAGGACTTTTTGGGGGTCTGGTGGGCTTAGATATCTCATCGTTGTTAAATCCCAAGGCGCGTTCCTTGTTCGGTCTGGACATCAGTTCGTCCGCCGTCAAGATGGTCGAACTGACCGCCAACGGGAAAGATGGCTATCGCGTCGAGCGCTACACCATAGAGGTGTTGCCAAAGGATGCGGTATCCGATGGCAATATTGCCAATCTCGAAGGCGTGGTCGACTGCGTCAAGCGCGCCTGGAAGCGCATGGGGACATCGACCCGCAACGTGGCGATGGCCTTGCCTGGCTCCGCCGTTATCACGAAGAAAATCATCGTTCCGGCCGGCTTGCGCGATGAGGAGCTCGAGTCTCAGGTCGAGACCGAGGCGAATCAGTACATTCCCTTTGCCATCGATGAAGTGAATCTGGATTATCAGGTGATCGGTCCGGCTCCGGCTGTGCCCGATGAGCTGGAAGTGCTGATCGCTGCGTCGAAAAAGGAACGGGTCGAGGATCGCGTCGCCGTGGCCGACGCGGCTGGCCTGAATGCGACCGTTGTTGATGTCGAGTCCTTTGCGGCGCTGGCGGCGTTTGAGCTGATCGAGCGCCAGTTGCCGGATGCCGGCAAAAATCAGGTGGTCGCTCTGGTCGATGCCGGTGCCAATGTGATCAATCTGACCGTGCTGCGCAATGGCCAGCAGGTCTATGCCCGCGAGCAGGCATTTGGCGGCGGCTTGTTGACCCAGGACATCGCGCGTCACTATGGCATGAGCTTTGAAGATGCCGAGGCGGCCAAGCGGGCCGACAATTTGCCGGAAGGTTACGAAATCGAGTTGCTGAATCCTTTCATGGAAAATCTGGCGCTTGAGGTTTCCCGTGCATTGCAGTTCTTCTTCACGTCGACCCAATACAACCAAGTCGATCATATCGTTCTGGCTGGTGGCTGCGCCGTTATCCCCGGCATCGATGAAGTCGTTGCAACAAGAACACAGGTCAATACGCTGATCGCCAACCCATTTGCCAACATGGTGCTGTCCGACCGGGTTCGCGCAAAGAGCCTGCTGGCTGACGCATCGTCGCTGATGGTGGCCTGCGGTCTGGCATTGCGGAGGTTCGATCCATCATGATTCGCATCAACCTCCTTCCGCATCGCGAAGAGGCGAAGAAAGCCAGGCGTGAGCAATTCTTCGTTCTGGCCGGACTGGTTTCAGTGCTCGGTGCGCTCATTGTGTTTGCCGGATACACCTTGATTGGCAGTTCGATTACCGATCAGGACAGTTCAAATACCTTCCTCAAGGGTGAAATCGCTGTCCTCGACAAGCAACTTGACCAGATTAAGCGTTTGAAAGAGCAAACCCAGGCCCTGCTATCCCGCAAACAGGTCATTGAAAATCTCCAGCGTGATCGGGGCGAAACGGTTTATCTGTTGAGCGAACTGGTCAAGCAGGTACCCGAGGGTATCTACCTCAAGTCACTGAAGCAGGATGGACTGAAGGTCAGCATTACCGGTCACGCCCAGTCGAATGCCCGCATTTCCGCACTGATGCGTAATCTTGAAGCGTCGCCGTGGATGGAAACGCCGCAACTGATCGAAAGTAAGGCGGTGGTGATCAACGGTCGGCGGATCAACGAGTTCGGCATGACTTTCGTGCTCACCCGCGTCCGGCCTGAAGACGAGAAGGTGAAAAAGTGAACGCCAAGACTATTTCCCTCCCCAATATCGATTTCCAGGCGATGGCCGATGATTTTCGGCTGATGAATCCGAATGATCCGGGCGCCTGGCCGCTGATTCCGAAAATTACTGTCCTGGTCGGCCTGTTTGCCGCAATCCTGATTGGTGGTTGGTGGTTCGTCTGGAATGACCAGCTGACCGAGCTCGAGACCAAGCAGAAAGAAGAAGAAACGCTCAAGCAGCAGTATGTCGACAAGAAGCGTCAGGCGGTCAATCTGGACCTGTATATCCAGCAACTGGCCGATATTGATCGTTCTTTTGGTGCTTTGCTCAAGCAGTTGCCGGACAAGTCCGAAATTGATGCCCTGCTGATTGAAGTCAACCAGGCCGGTCTTGGTCGTGGCCTGCAGTTCGAACTGTTCAAGCCGGGCCAGGAGCAGGTCAAGGATTTCTACGCCGAGTTGCCCATCGCCGTGAAGATCAATGGCAGCTATCATGACTTTGGGGCCTTTGCTGCTGATATCGCCAAGCTGCCGCGTATCGTGACCCTGAACAATATTTCCATTGCTCCGGCCCAGGCGGGCGGTCAACTGTCTCTGGACGCGACGACTAAAACCTTCCGCTATCTGGACGATGAAGAGATCGCCAAGCAGAAGAAGATTGAGCAGGAGAAGAAGGCAGCGCAAGGAGCGAAGAAGTGAAACGAATATTGCTCGTCGCCCTGTGTGGTTTCCTTGGTGCTTGCGCCGGCGGAAGCCACGAAGACCTGAAACAGTGGATGGCTGAAAACACCAAGGACATGCGCGGCAAGATACCTAAGTTGCCTGACGTCAAGCCTTACGAGCCGGTGCCCTACGATGTTGACGCGATGGTCGATCCGTTCAAGCCGAACAAGATCGAGCCGGAGTCGAAATACAAGCAGGTGGCCGGCAAGGGTGGTGCCTTCCAGCCCGATTTCGAGGCCCGTGAGGTACGTAACAGCCTGCTCGAGAAGTATCCGATCGAGTCACTGAAAATGATCGGCTACATGCATGTCAACAATCGTCCGATGGCGGTTGTGCAGGTTGAAGACAAGGTTAAGCAGGTCAAGGTTGGCGACTACGTTGGCCTTGATTTCGGTATGGTGACGCAGATTACGGACACGGAAGTTCAACTGCGCGAATTGATACAGGATTCTGCGGGTGACTGGACTGAGCGCAAGAGCTCGCTCTACCTGCAGAGCAAGGAGGGAAGCAAGAAATGAAATTCATCACCTATGCGATGGCTGTAGCCTCGGCCTGCCTTGCCTTCTCGTCTCCGGCGCGAGCCGAAGCGCCGCCTGCGAATACGATCGAAGCGGTCAACGTGGCCCAGCAGGGTAACGAAATCGCGTTGCGGATTGATCTCAAGGAGGCTTTGGCCTCTCCGCCCCCAGGGTTCAGCGTAGCCAACCCGGCCAAGATCGCCCTTGACTTCCAGTCGACCGCTAACGGTCTGGGCAAGACCAGCCAGGTCTTCAACCAGGGCGATTTGCGCGGCATGAACGTAGTTCAGGTCGGCGATCGCACCCGGATGGTGCTCAATCTTGTCCGCAACATGAACTACAAGACCCGGATCGATGGCAAGTCGCTCTATGTCACCCTGACGCCGATCGAGCGCCTGGCTGATTCAGCGGCTCAGCGCACGACGCGTTTTGCCGAAGAAAGTCTGGTCGGTTCGCGGCATGCAGTCAACGATGTGATGTTCCGTCGCGGTAAAGACGGCGAAGGTCGGATCATCGTCGATCTGAGCGATACCGGTACCGGTATCGACATTCGCCAGCAAGGCCCCAATCTGGTTGTCGACTTCATGAAGACGTCGGTGCCGGATCGCCTGCGCCGTAAGCTGGATGTCACTGATTTCGCTACGCCGGTCACGGCCGTCGAGACCAAGACTTTCGGCGACAACGTTCGCATGATCATTACGCCCAAGGGTGTCTGGGAACACAACGCTTACCAGAGCGACAACCAGTTCATCGTCGAGGTCAAACAGATCGTCGAAGATCCGAACAAGCTGGTGCAGGGTGCCAAGGTTGGTTATCAGGGTCCGCGTGTCAGCATCAATTACCAGAATGGCGACGTCCGTGCGCTGCTTCGTCTGATGGCCGAGGAACTCAACCTCAATGCCGTGATCAGCGAAACGGTCACCGGCACGACGACACTTGTGTTGAAGGATGTCCCGGCTGACCAGGTGATCGACATCATCTTCCAGCAAAAAGGTCTGGACATGCGCAAGAAGGGCAACATCATCATGATTGCCCCACGCGACGAAATTGCTACCCGCGAAAAGCTTGATTTCGAATCGAAGCAGCAGATCAGCGAACTAGAGCCGCTCAAGCTTGAGCAGTTCCAGTTGAATTATCAAAAGGCCGCTGATGTCGCCCGCCTGCTCTCCGGTGTTGCGGTTGGCGGCGTTGCTGCTGCCCCGGCTGCTGGTGCTGCGACCTCGACCCAGCGCATCCTCAGCAAGCGCGGTAGCGCTGTCGCCGATCCGCAGTCGAACATCGTCTTTGTTAACGATATTCCGACCAAGCTGGAAGAAATCCACACTTTCATCCGCGCCATTGATACGGCGGCTCGTCAGGTGCTGATCGAGGCACGTGTTGTCGAGGCGCAGGATAGCTTCAAGCGGGAACTGGGGGCTAAGCTCGGGCTCATCAATTCGAAGTCGAGTCAGATTCTGGGAACTGGTATCAATGTGGCCGGTGGGAAGATGACACCGGGAACCTCGACCACTACCGCTGGCGTTACAACGACAACGCCAGCGACCCTCACGCAGAATCCGATGGTCGGCGTCAATTTGCCGTTGCCAACTACGGGTGGAGCGCTCGCCTTCTCGCTGTTCAACTCGGCGGTTACCCGAATTCTCAATGTCGAAATCGCCGCCCTAGAGGAAGACGGTATCGGCAAGATCATTTCCAGCCCGCGCGTCATCACGGCCAACAACGTCAAGGCCAAGATCGAGGACGGTACGGAAGTTCCTTACATCAGCTTCCAGCCGGGTAGTGGTGGTGGTGCCGGCACTTATACCGTGGCCTTCAAGCCGGCCAAGCTTTCACTCGAGGCCACGCCGCAGATCACGCCCGAGGGTACGGTCCGGATGAACCTCATCGTCAAGAAGGAAGAGCCGGACTGGACCCGCGCCGTCAGCGTCAATGGCTTCCTCAATCCGCCGATCAAGAGCTCGGTAGTTGAAACCAACGTGGTTGTCGAAAATGGCGGCACGGTAGTGATTGGTGGCGTATTCATCACTGACATGCAGAACACCGTTGATAAGGTCCCGCTGCTCGGCGATATTCCGTTCCTTGGCTGGCTGTTCAAGTACAAGAACGAAACGGGCAAGCGTCGCGAACTGCTGATCTTCATCACGCCGCGCGTCATTTCGGACAAGATGCGCTTCGACTGATCGTCGATGGCCTTTAACTCACGGGGTCGGCTATGCCGGCCCTGTTTTTTTGTGCTTGGTGGGTAGTCGGCTAAAATCCGAACGTGGAAAATCGTCGCAACATCTATCTCGTCGGACTCATGGGGGCCGGCAAAACAACCGTTGGTCGTCAGTTGGCGAGGCGTCTGGCTCGGCCATTCTTCGATTCCGACCATGAAATCGTCGAGCGAACCGGTGTGCCGATCCCCACGATCTTCGAAATCGAAGGCGAGGATGGATTTCGTCGGCGCGAAGTGCAGACCATCCATGAATTGACGGAGAGCGACAACATCGTCATGGCCACTGGTGGCGGTGTCGTCCTCAATGCCGAAAACCGGCGCCGTCTGCACGATACCGGCTGGGTGGTTTACCTCAATGTGCCGCCCGCCATGCTCCATGAGCGGACCCGCCATGACCGCAATCGCCCATTACTGCATGTGGCCGACCCACTGGCCAAGCTCGAGGAACTACACGCCATACGCGACCCCCTGTATCGCGAGACGGCCCACATGGTGGTGGACGGCGGTCATCTGATGGCCTCCGGCATCGTCATGCATCTCCTGAGAGAATTTAACCGCCAATGCAAACCATGATCGAAACGCTCGGCGTCGCCCTGGGCGATCGCTCTTACCCCATCCATATCGGCAGCGGCCTGCTTGATCGAATGGACTTGATCCAGCCGCACATCAAACAGAAAAAAGTGGTGGTGGTGACCAATACCACCGTCGCTCCCCTTTATCTCGACAGGCTGCAGCGCACCCTCGAAAGTGGCAGAATCGCAGTGCTGCCGGTGATCCTGCCCGATGGCGAGCAATTCAAGACCTGGGAAACCCTGAATCTGGTTTTCGATGCCCTGCTCGGCGCCCGCTGCGAGCGCGGCACCACCCTGGTCGCTCTCGGTGGCGGGGTGATCGGTGATATGGGTGGCTTCGCTGCCTCCTGCTACCAGCGGGGAATGCCCTTCATTCAGGTGCCGACAACCCTGCTGTCGCAGGTTGACTCCTCGGTTGGCGGGAAGACGGCGATCAATCATCCGCTCGGCAAAAACATGATTGGTGCCTTTTATCAGCCGCAGCTAGTGCTGGCCGATATCTCGACACTGAACACGCTGCCCGAGCGTGAACTGAAAGCCGGCCTGGCCGAAGTGATCAAATATGGTCTGATTCGGGATATTGAGTTCTTTGCCTGGCTTGAGGCTAATCTGGAAAAGCTGCTGGATCGTGATCCGGTGGCGCTGACCTACGCAATACACCGCTCTTGTGCCAACAAGGCCGAGGTGGTGGCGGCCGATGAGAAAGAGATGGGCGAACGTGCGCTGCTCAATCTTGGTCACACATTCGGGCACGCCATCGAAACCGGAATGGGGTACGGCGAATGGCTGCATGGCGAAGCGGTGTCGGCCGGCACACTAATTGCTGCTGAGTTGTCGCATCAACTGGGATGGCTGGATGCGAATGCCGTTAAGCGGGTCGAACAGATTTTTGTTCGGGCCGGGCTGCCGGTGTTCGGACCGCGGCTTGGGTCCGCCAGATATCTCGAATTGATGAGCCATGACAAGAAGGTTCAGGATGGAAAGCTACGCCTGGTCCTCCTTCAGGAAATCGGTCGGGCTGTTGTTTCCGATCAGGCCAATGACCGCCAGATCGGGGTGGCAATCGAGGCCAGATGCACCTGAAGAGGGAATTTTTATTCTGAATGTGCCTGCTTGGTGCGTTGCAGCATCTTGAATTGACAGGGGTTTGCCAGTATATTTGATGGTTGCCTCTAATTTTCCTATAGGCTGAAGCAGAAAATATGCTGCTCGGCTGTTTTTCAACATTGGCCATGGTCATCGGCCAAGTTATTCGAAGGAATGCGTGTGATGGAACCGGGAGTACCTGAGCGGCAGGGTCTGTACGACCCCGCCAACGAGCACGATGCTTGCGGCGTGGGCTTTGTCGCCCATGTCAAAGGTCTTAAAAATCATGCCATCGTCGAACAGGGTTTGCAGATCCTGAAGAACATCGATCACCGCGGTGCCGTCGGTGCCGATCCCCTGCAGG
The DNA window shown above is from Dechloromonas sp. HYN0024 and carries:
- a CDS encoding pilus assembly protein PilM; translated protein: MGLDISSLLNPKARSLFGLDISSSAVKMVELTANGKDGYRVERYTIEVLPKDAVSDGNIANLEGVVDCVKRAWKRMGTSTRNVAMALPGSAVITKKIIVPAGLRDEELESQVETEANQYIPFAIDEVNLDYQVIGPAPAVPDELEVLIAASKKERVEDRVAVADAAGLNATVVDVESFAALAAFELIERQLPDAGKNQVVALVDAGANVINLTVLRNGQQVYAREQAFGGGLLTQDIARHYGMSFEDAEAAKRADNLPEGYEIELLNPFMENLALEVSRALQFFFTSTQYNQVDHIVLAGGCAVIPGIDEVVATRTQVNTLIANPFANMVLSDRVRAKSLLADASSLMVACGLALRRFDPS
- a CDS encoding PilN domain-containing protein; amino-acid sequence: MIRINLLPHREEAKKARREQFFVLAGLVSVLGALIVFAGYTLIGSSITDQDSSNTFLKGEIAVLDKQLDQIKRLKEQTQALLSRKQVIENLQRDRGETVYLLSELVKQVPEGIYLKSLKQDGLKVSITGHAQSNARISALMRNLEASPWMETPQLIESKAVVINGRRINEFGMTFVLTRVRPEDEKVKK
- a CDS encoding type 4a pilus biogenesis protein PilO; its protein translation is MNAKTISLPNIDFQAMADDFRLMNPNDPGAWPLIPKITVLVGLFAAILIGGWWFVWNDQLTELETKQKEEETLKQQYVDKKRQAVNLDLYIQQLADIDRSFGALLKQLPDKSEIDALLIEVNQAGLGRGLQFELFKPGQEQVKDFYAELPIAVKINGSYHDFGAFAADIAKLPRIVTLNNISIAPAQAGGQLSLDATTKTFRYLDDEEIAKQKKIEQEKKAAQGAKK
- a CDS encoding pilus assembly protein PilP, with product MKRILLVALCGFLGACAGGSHEDLKQWMAENTKDMRGKIPKLPDVKPYEPVPYDVDAMVDPFKPNKIEPESKYKQVAGKGGAFQPDFEAREVRNSLLEKYPIESLKMIGYMHVNNRPMAVVQVEDKVKQVKVGDYVGLDFGMVTQITDTEVQLRELIQDSAGDWTERKSSLYLQSKEGSKK
- the pilQ gene encoding type IV pilus secretin PilQ — encoded protein: MKFITYAMAVASACLAFSSPARAEAPPANTIEAVNVAQQGNEIALRIDLKEALASPPPGFSVANPAKIALDFQSTANGLGKTSQVFNQGDLRGMNVVQVGDRTRMVLNLVRNMNYKTRIDGKSLYVTLTPIERLADSAAQRTTRFAEESLVGSRHAVNDVMFRRGKDGEGRIIVDLSDTGTGIDIRQQGPNLVVDFMKTSVPDRLRRKLDVTDFATPVTAVETKTFGDNVRMIITPKGVWEHNAYQSDNQFIVEVKQIVEDPNKLVQGAKVGYQGPRVSINYQNGDVRALLRLMAEELNLNAVISETVTGTTTLVLKDVPADQVIDIIFQQKGLDMRKKGNIIMIAPRDEIATREKLDFESKQQISELEPLKLEQFQLNYQKAADVARLLSGVAVGGVAAAPAAGAATSTQRILSKRGSAVADPQSNIVFVNDIPTKLEEIHTFIRAIDTAARQVLIEARVVEAQDSFKRELGAKLGLINSKSSQILGTGINVAGGKMTPGTSTTTAGVTTTTPATLTQNPMVGVNLPLPTTGGALAFSLFNSAVTRILNVEIAALEEDGIGKIISSPRVITANNVKAKIEDGTEVPYISFQPGSGGGAGTYTVAFKPAKLSLEATPQITPEGTVRMNLIVKKEEPDWTRAVSVNGFLNPPIKSSVVETNVVVENGGTVVIGGVFITDMQNTVDKVPLLGDIPFLGWLFKYKNETGKRRELLIFITPRVISDKMRFD
- a CDS encoding shikimate kinase, which translates into the protein MENRRNIYLVGLMGAGKTTVGRQLARRLARPFFDSDHEIVERTGVPIPTIFEIEGEDGFRRREVQTIHELTESDNIVMATGGGVVLNAENRRRLHDTGWVVYLNVPPAMLHERTRHDRNRPLLHVADPLAKLEELHAIRDPLYRETAHMVVDGGHLMASGIVMHLLREFNRQCKP
- the aroB gene encoding 3-dehydroquinate synthase, with translation METLGVALGDRSYPIHIGSGLLDRMDLIQPHIKQKKVVVVTNTTVAPLYLDRLQRTLESGRIAVLPVILPDGEQFKTWETLNLVFDALLGARCERGTTLVALGGGVIGDMGGFAASCYQRGMPFIQVPTTLLSQVDSSVGGKTAINHPLGKNMIGAFYQPQLVLADISTLNTLPERELKAGLAEVIKYGLIRDIEFFAWLEANLEKLLDRDPVALTYAIHRSCANKAEVVAADEKEMGERALLNLGHTFGHAIETGMGYGEWLHGEAVSAGTLIAAELSHQLGWLDANAVKRVEQIFVRAGLPVFGPRLGSARYLELMSHDKKVQDGKLRLVLLQEIGRAVVSDQANDRQIGVAIEARCT